From Xiphophorus hellerii strain 12219 chromosome 9, Xiphophorus_hellerii-4.1, whole genome shotgun sequence, a single genomic window includes:
- the LOC116726319 gene encoding kelch-like protein 23: MAGKADSEQESESCRLNPLPQPENKTEPDESALCVEASEPDTIPDATLQVVGESFYVSRHHLALQSPYFRALFFGCGVESNKRHVEIKGVELQYFKVLMEYSKTHKLDLKRENVLGILETADFLQLERPRLLCCKFLERELHLTNCLGMMAYAWQLGCTHLYTAARQVALTHFSAVSSQEDFLHLSKETLADLLASDDLAIFRDDQALEATMHWVSSDPKREEHFLELIELVRPESLSLPFLSKLLTQMKSSDPRARLISKLNEYYPPSWSVGTSMRRTRASETLYILGGPHDKEEQALYQFHPQSGRWQSCSPLQRKNLTQYSVAAVGDNVVVTGGYFRDVLWFSVDWVRIYECGNQRWLDGPAMQKSRHSHCSIGLDSAVYVLGGSMDEGLVADVERLVLGSEEGWQGVNPMVRAVERAATAALGMCIYVACGLDENGDVYAGIQRYEAKEDQWDVVSNSPFPRYDLVATELNGALYLFGGQALRFDMETDEWTILKEECLENKFFCGCTNVSGQIYLVSERKSNKALPSMVLLDPYIDTCIQIDDAVPCPLPLRGCVTMRMVI, translated from the exons ATGGCCGGAAAAGCTGACAGTGAGCAGGAGTCTGAAAGCTGTAGACTGAATCCTCTCCCtcaaccagaaaacaaaaccgAGCCGGATGAATCTGCCCTCTGTGTTGAAGCCTCAGAGCCTGACACAATTCCTGACGCTACCTTGCAGGTGGTAGGAGAGAGCTTTTATGTCAGCCGACACCATCTGGCGCTCCAGAGCCCTTACTTCAGGGCTCTGTTTTTTGGCTGTGGCGTGGAAAGCAACAAAAGGCATGTGGAGATCAAAGGGGTAGAGCTGCAATACTTTAAGGTCTTGATGGAGTACAGCAAGACACACAAACTAGATCTGAAGAGAGAAAATGTTCTGGGAATCCTGGAGACAGCAGACTTCTTGCAGCTGGAGCGACCCAGACTGCTGTGCTGCAAGTTCCTTGAGCGTGAGCTGCACCTCACCAACTGCTTGGGAATGATGGCCTATGCCTGGCAGCTTGGTTGTACTCATCTGTACACCGCAGCACGACAGGTGGCGCTCACacatttctctgcagtttcATCCCAAGAAGACTTCCTGCACCTTTCAAAGGAGACATTAGCAGACCTTCTTGCCAGCGATGACCTGGCCATCTTCAGAGATGATCAGGCCCTGGAGGCCACCATGCACTGGGTGTCATCTGACCCTAAACGAGAGGAACATTTCCTGGAGCTGATTGAGCTGGTGAGACCCGAGTCTCTCTCTTTACCTTTCCTTTCTAAGCTTTTGACCCAAATGAAAAGTTCTGACCCCAGAGCCAGACTCATCAGCAAGCTCAATGAATATTATCCACCTTCTTGGTCAGTGGGAACTTCAATGAGGAGAACCAGAGCCAGCGAGACTTTGTATATCCTGGGTGGACCTCATGATAAGGAAGAACAGGCTCTGTATCAGTTTCACCCTCAGAGTGGTAGATGGCAAAGCTGCTCACCTCTGCAGAGAAAGAACCTAACTCAGTACTCTGTCGCAGCAGTGG GTGACAATGTGGTCGTCACAGGTGGCTACTTCCGAGACGTGCTGTGGTTCAGTGTGGACTGGGTCAGGATATACGAATGTGGGAACCAGCGCTGGCTGGATGGTCCGGCCATGCAGAAATCCAGACACAGTCACTGCTCCATTGGGCTGGATTCAGCTGTGTATGTGTTGGGCGGCAGCATGGATGAAGGCCTCGTGGCTGACGTAGAGAGGCTGGTCCTGGGGTCAGAGGAAGGCTGGCAGGGGGTGAACCCCATGGTCAGGGCAGTGGAGAGGGCGGCCACAGCTGCTCTGGGAATGTGTATTTATGTTGCATGTGGTCTAGATGAAAATGGGGATGTGTATGCAGGAATTCAGAGATATGAGGCGAAGGAGGATCAGTGGGATGTAGTCTCCAATTCACCGTTTCCACG GTATGACCTGGTTGCCACTGAGCTCAATGGTGCCCTCTACCTGTTTGGAGGCCAAGCCTTGCGTTTTGACATGGAAACTGATGAATGGACGATACTCAAAGAAGAGTGTCTGGAGAACAAGTTTTTTTGTGGCTGTACCAACGTCAGTGGCCAGATCTATCTAGTCAGCGAGAGGAAAAGCAACAAAGCACTCCCAAGCATGGTGCTGTTGGACCCGTACATAGACACTTGCATTCAGATAGACGATGCTGTACCCTGCCCTTTGCCCCTTAGAGGGTGTGTCACCATGAGGATGGTCATATGA
- the lsm7 gene encoding U6 snRNA-associated Sm-like protein LSm7 encodes MADKEKKKKESIFDLSKYIDKTIRVKFQGGREASGVLKGFDPLLNLVLDGTIEYMRDPDDQLKLTEDTRQLGLVVCRGTSVVLICPQDGMEAIPNPFIQQQDG; translated from the exons ATGGCG gacaaagagaagaagaagaaggaaagcATCTTCGACTTGTCTAAATACATCGACAAGACAATTCGTGTGAAGTTCCAAGGAGGAAGAGAGG CCAGCGGCGTTCTGAAAGGGTTTGATCCACTGCTAAACCTGGTGCTGGACGGCACGATCGAGTATATGCGAG ATCCAGATGACCAGCTGAAGCTGACAGAAGACACCCGGCAGTTGGGGCTGGTGGTCTGCAGAGGAACCTCCGTAGTGCTGATCTGTCCTCAGGATGGCATGGAGGCCATACCAAACCCCTTCATACAGCAGCAGGATGGCTAA